One stretch of Ooceraea biroi isolate clonal line C1 chromosome 4, Obir_v5.4, whole genome shotgun sequence DNA includes these proteins:
- the LOC105280819 gene encoding proteasome subunit alpha type-5 codes for MFLTRSEYDRGVNTFSPEGRLFQVEYAIEAIKLGSTAIGIATTEGVVLAVEKRITSSLMEPTTVEKIVEIDKHIGCAASGLMADSRTMIDRARVECQNHWFVYNEKMTVESTAQAVSNLAIQFGDSDDDGTAMSRPFGVAMLFAGIDEKGPQLYHMDPSGTFVQFDAKAIGSGSEGAQQNLQEVYHKSMTLKEALKASLTILKQVMEEKLNDTNIEVMTMTPGQLFHMFAKAELQEVIKDIA; via the exons ATGTTTTTGACACGTTCAGAATACGATCGTGGAGTAAACACCTTCTCACCGGAAGGAAGATTATTTCAAGTCGAGTATGCTATAGAAGCCATTAAGCTTGGCTCTACTGCCATTGGCATTGCGACGACGGAAGGAGTTGTTTTAGCAGTAGAGAAACGCATCACTTCGTCTTTAATGGAACCAACTACCGTAGAAAAGATCGTAGAAATTGATAAGCATATAGGATGCGCGGCATCCGGTCTAATGGCTGATTCGCGAACGATGATCGATAGAGCTCGAGTCGAGTGTCAGAACCATTGGTTTGTCTACAACGAGAAAATGACGGTAGAATCGACTGCGCAAGCAGTCTCCAATCTGGCTATACAATTTGGCGATAGCGACGATGATGGCACCGCAATGTCCAGGCCATTCGGTGTGGCCATGTTGTTCGCTGGAATTGATGAGAAAGGTCCTCAGTTGTATCACATGGATCCGTCTGGTACTTTCGTTCAGTTTGACGCAAAAGCTATAGGATCTGGCAGCGAAGGGGCTCAACAGAATCTTCAAGAAGTGTATCATAAG TCGATGACACTCAAAGAAGCACTGAAAGCCTCACTAACAATACTGAAGCAAGTAATGGAGGAAAAATTAAACGATACTAATATTGAAGTTATGACGATGACACCTGGGCAACTATTTCACATGTTCGCTAAGGCGGAGCTACAGGAGGTGATTAAAGATATCGCTTAA
- the LOC105280818 gene encoding proline-rich protein 4: protein MNIRVAIVLVAVATQVLCARDTNEADKSSQDIAAEATGKRTEKRGLHHSFGDLGGGGGDGGGGGYGDHHEHVKTVTVVKKVPVPYEVTKHVPYLVEKHVPYEVKVGVPQPYTVEKHVPYPVKVFVKVPVHVPQPYTVEKKVPYEVKVPVDKPYEVKVYVPQPYTVEKHIPVPVKVPVPQPYTVEKHVPFPVKVKVPVPQPYPVEKPVPYEVKVPVDKPYPVPVPKPYPVTVEKPYPVPVEKPVPYEVKVPVDKPYPVPVEKPYPVPIKVPVPQPYHVHKPVPVPVPKPVPVPIKVPVDKPYIVEKEVPVPVEKEIPVPVKVPVAVPVHVPKHEEYGGYDGGDQGGYGGGDHGGYGGGDLGGYGGGGGHDFHGGFGGGGDSHSFHG, encoded by the exons ATGAATATTAGG GTCGCCATCGTTTTGGTGGCAGTGGCCACTCAAGTTCTATGCGCGAGGGATACGAACGAAGCGGACAAGAGCTCACAGGACATCGCGGCGGAAGCGACGGGGAAGAGGACGGAAAAACGCGGTCTCCACCACAGTTTCGGTGATTTAGGTGGCGGCGGAGgcgacggtggtggcggcggctaCGGCGATCATCATGAACACGTGAAAACGGTGACAGTCGTGAAGAAAGTGCCAGTACCATACGAAGTAACGAAGCACGTGCCCTATCTGGTGGAGAAGCATGTACCGTACGAGGTGAAGGTCGGGGTACCGCAACCCTACACCGTCGAGAAGCACGTACCCTACCCGGTGAAGGTGTTCGTCAAAGTGCCGGTGCACGTGCCGCAGCCGTACACCGTCGAGAAGAAGGTGCCGTACGAGGTGAAGGTGCCCGTGGACAAGCCGTACGAAGTCAAGGTATACGTGCCGCAGCCGTACACCGTGGAGAAGCACATACCGGTACCAGTGAAGGTGCCGGTACCGCAGCCCTACACGGTCGAGAAGCATGTGCCCTTCCCGGTGAAGGTAAAGGTGCCGGTACCGCAGCCCTATCCCGTGGAGAAGCCGGTGCCCTACGAGGTAAAGGTACCAGTGGACAAGCCGTATCCGGTCCCCGTGCCGAAGCCGTATCCGGTCACCGTGGAGAAACCGTATCCGGTGCCGGTCGAAAAGCCCGTACCGTACGAAGTGAAGGTGCCGGTAGACAAGCCGTACCCGGTGCCAGTAGAGAAACCGTATCCGGTGCCAATTAAGGTGCCAGTACCACAACCGTACCACGTGCATAAGCCAGTGCCGGTGCCGGTGCCGAAGCCAGTCCCGGTACCGATCAAGGTGCCGGTCGACAAACCGTACATCGTCGAGAAGGAGGTGCCAGTTCCGGTCGAGAAGGAAATACCGGTGCCGGTTAAAGTTCCGGTAGCCGTACCGGTACACGTACCGAAGCACGAGGAGTACGGCGGTTACGATGGCGGTGATCAGGGCGGTTACGGTGGTGGTGATCACGGCGGTTACGGTGGCGGTGACCTGGGCGGTTACGGTGGCGGTGGAGGTCACGACTTCCACGGTGGTTTTGGCGGTGGTGGCGACTCGCACTCGTTTCACGGCTGA